GTCACTTGCTTTATTCATATTTAATGTACCTTTACAATGGAATAGAATCAGTAGTGATAATTTTGTTTCTTTAGGGTATATTAGTATAGCTGCAACTTTGATTACTGCTTATTTATACCAAAAATGTACAGTTGTTTTAGGACCTAAGAAAATCATGGCTTATACTTATTTAACTCCTGCTTCAATTGCAATACTTATGTTTATTGTTACATCTCAAGTTTTAACTTATTGGGTAATTATTGGTATATTGATATCTACTTTTGCTACAGTATTGCTTTTGATAAAAAGTTAAGTAAAAAGGGAGTCTTTCCCTTTTTATTAATGTTCACAATAAATATTTTGGCAAATTTATTACAAAAGGCGTTTTATTGTATAATACACTTTCAAATAAAAGTTAAAGGAAATAAATGGAGCAATTACCAAACTGTCCAAAATGTAATAGCGAATATACTTATGAAGATGGAAGCTTACTTGTATGCCCAGAGTGTGCACATGAGTGGTCTTTAAACGATACACAAGAAGATGAAGATATTTTAGTTGTAAAAGATGCAAATGGTACACTTTTAAATGATGGAGATGATGTAACAGTTATAAAAGATTTAAAAGTAAAAGGAAGCTCTTCTGGTATAAAAGTTGGAACAAAAATCAAAGGTATTAGACTTGTTGATGGAAATGATGGTCATAATATTGATTGTAAAGTACCAGGTGTTGGTGCAATAAAATTAAAACAAGAGTTTGTTAAAAAACAATAATTTAATATAGATGATTATTACCTTACCTAATTATATATTTGAAAATAAGCACT
The window above is part of the Malaciobacter marinus genome. Proteins encoded here:
- a CDS encoding zinc ribbon domain-containing protein YjdM; protein product: MEQLPNCPKCNSEYTYEDGSLLVCPECAHEWSLNDTQEDEDILVVKDANGTLLNDGDDVTVIKDLKVKGSSSGIKVGTKIKGIRLVDGNDGHNIDCKVPGVGAIKLKQEFVKKQ